The Mycobacterium sp. 3519A genome contains a region encoding:
- a CDS encoding O-antigen ligase → MGKATAGLSNRSGLTDSGAIPFAILLLLVASFPWDDALGYPTRQVSVGKLLGAALVIAYLASRPHRRWVPVPRVFWVLMAFLAVLVVSLLRSGQVADGAVQCMRYALFAVFYFLVIQLLTDRARLLLLIEVFVVSSTAAAIVGSFRFFASMAGRASGPIGEANDFGYVLATAVPLAFYLAWRHREHRVLWLAASVVLFVTIALTFSRGAVVGLAVAALWAALHSKTIAKGLVGGVVVTAAIGGALLAIDSQWVSERVNAKMAVADENWASRQALWRGAVDMFKEEPLLGIGTGLFPHRATDFVRGEPWGIVEPVAHNAYLEVLAEDGAVGLTLFIVFIAGSWIILVRARRAARNADDTHAGWLALAVQGSALVAVVSAASLSVQIAAPIWLTAAMAVPLAASVGDNRRSLDDDR, encoded by the coding sequence ATGGGAAAAGCGACCGCCGGCTTGTCGAATAGATCGGGCCTGACCGATTCGGGCGCCATCCCGTTCGCGATCCTCCTTCTGCTGGTGGCTTCGTTCCCATGGGACGACGCCCTCGGCTACCCGACGCGACAGGTCTCCGTTGGCAAGCTACTGGGCGCCGCGCTGGTCATCGCCTATCTCGCCTCCCGACCCCATCGCCGTTGGGTGCCGGTGCCGCGAGTGTTCTGGGTGCTGATGGCCTTTCTCGCTGTCCTCGTCGTATCGCTGCTCCGCAGCGGGCAGGTGGCCGACGGCGCCGTGCAGTGCATGCGTTACGCGCTGTTCGCTGTCTTCTACTTTCTGGTCATCCAACTCCTCACAGATCGGGCACGCCTGCTACTGCTCATCGAGGTGTTTGTGGTCTCGTCGACGGCCGCGGCAATCGTCGGCAGCTTCCGGTTCTTCGCGTCGATGGCTGGGCGCGCGTCAGGCCCCATCGGCGAGGCGAACGACTTCGGGTATGTGTTGGCGACGGCGGTTCCGCTCGCGTTCTACCTTGCCTGGCGGCACCGCGAGCACCGGGTCCTCTGGCTGGCGGCGAGCGTCGTCCTATTCGTCACCATCGCGCTCACGTTCTCTCGAGGCGCCGTCGTCGGCCTCGCGGTGGCCGCGTTGTGGGCGGCGCTGCACAGCAAGACCATTGCCAAGGGACTTGTCGGCGGTGTCGTAGTCACGGCGGCGATAGGCGGAGCCCTTCTGGCCATCGACTCACAATGGGTGAGCGAGCGTGTCAATGCCAAAATGGCTGTGGCAGACGAGAACTGGGCTTCGCGTCAGGCGCTCTGGCGTGGAGCCGTCGACATGTTCAAAGAAGAGCCGCTGCTCGGCATCGGAACTGGTCTCTTTCCCCACCGCGCCACCGATTTCGTCCGCGGTGAGCCATGGGGCATCGTCGAACCGGTCGCACACAACGCCTATCTCGAGGTGCTCGCCGAGGACGGCGCCGTCGGCCTCACCCTCTTCATCGTCTTCATTGCCGGGTCGTGGATCATCCTGGTGCGCGCGCGCCGCGCCGCCCGCAACGCCGACGACACCCATGCGGGTTGGTTAGCGCTTGCCGTCCAGGGCAGTGCCCTCGTCGCGGTCGTCAGCGCCGCATCGCTCAGCGTCCAGATCGCCGCGCCGATCTGGCTCACCGCGGCAATGGCCGTGCCGCTCGCGGCGAGCGTCGGCGACAACCGACGCTCCTTGGACGACGACCGGTGA